In Amycolatopsis solani, a single window of DNA contains:
- a CDS encoding STAS domain-containing protein, giving the protein MHDIFRTVYEPAGLTATTTERPGGVRVVTLVGDIDAATVGTLDEALAEGGPIIVDLTRVAFLSCAGVRSLLVANDRTDLAVVVGGHAVSRSLEATGADLVLKVHPRVGPALAGLTTEPGREA; this is encoded by the coding sequence ATGCACGACATCTTCCGAACGGTTTACGAGCCCGCGGGCTTGACCGCTACCACGACCGAGCGTCCGGGCGGGGTCCGCGTCGTCACCTTGGTGGGCGACATCGACGCCGCCACCGTCGGAACCCTCGACGAAGCCCTCGCCGAGGGCGGGCCGATCATCGTCGACCTGACGCGGGTTGCCTTCCTCAGCTGCGCCGGCGTCCGGTCGCTGCTGGTGGCGAACGACCGCACCGACCTCGCCGTCGTCGTCGGCGGCCACGCGGTGTCGCGCTCGCTGGAGGCGACCGGCGCCGACCTGGTGCTGAAGGTCCACCCGCGGGTGGGTCCGGCGCTCGCCGGTCTCACGACCGAGCCCGGCCGGGAGGCGTGA
- a CDS encoding DUF3618 domain-containing protein, with protein sequence MSGDFPKNAEEARLDRDTTREELTETLEALGQKLDVKNRVKENVDEKLDVATAKVAEVTNEPTAVKFRQGADAVRANPVPVFAGVLGLLIVIRLITRRRKDS encoded by the coding sequence ATGAGCGGCGACTTCCCGAAGAACGCCGAGGAGGCGCGCCTCGACCGGGACACCACCCGGGAGGAGCTCACCGAGACCCTGGAAGCGCTCGGGCAGAAGCTCGACGTGAAGAACAGGGTCAAGGAGAACGTCGACGAGAAGCTCGACGTGGCGACCGCGAAGGTCGCCGAGGTGACGAACGAGCCGACCGCGGTCAAGTTCCGCCAGGGCGCCGACGCGGTCCGGGCCAACCCGGTGCCGGTGTTCGCGGGTGTGCTCGGGCTGCTGATCGTGATCCGCCTGATCACGCGACGGAGGAAAGACTCGTGA
- a CDS encoding phage holin family protein, translating into MIEEVNEKPAADRSVGELVTDLTGEVKRLVRDEMRLAVFELQRKGKKMGVGAGLFGAAGLFALFGAGTLVAAAVLALALVLPGWLAAVLVAVALFLIAGIAALVGKKEVTQAVPPVPEEAITGVREDVDTVKQGVRT; encoded by the coding sequence GTGATCGAAGAAGTGAACGAGAAACCGGCGGCGGACCGTTCCGTCGGCGAACTGGTGACGGACTTGACCGGCGAAGTCAAACGACTGGTCCGGGACGAGATGCGGCTCGCGGTCTTCGAACTGCAGCGCAAGGGCAAGAAGATGGGCGTCGGCGCCGGGTTGTTCGGCGCGGCGGGGTTGTTCGCGCTGTTCGGCGCCGGCACGCTGGTCGCGGCCGCCGTGCTGGCGCTCGCGCTGGTCCTGCCCGGCTGGCTCGCGGCCGTGCTCGTCGCGGTCGCGCTGTTCCTCATCGCGGGGATCGCGGCGCTGGTGGGCAAGAAGGAAGTGACCCAGGCGGTGCCGCCGGTACCCGAGGAAGCGATCACCGGCGTCCGCGAAGACGTGGACACCGTGAAGCAGGGGGTGCGGACATGA
- a CDS encoding SRPBCC family protein produces the protein MGTITEIVDVEVPVSTAYNQWTQFEEFPRFMEGVEEIRQVDATHTHWVTRFGGVTREFDATITEQHPDERVAWTSDSGPDHAGVITFHRLGDGHTRVTAQMDIDPEGFAENVADKLGVLDRRVKGDMKRFKEYIEQRGRESGGWRGEVDRPGK, from the coding sequence ATGGGCACGATCACCGAAATCGTGGACGTGGAAGTCCCCGTTTCCACCGCGTACAACCAGTGGACGCAGTTCGAGGAATTCCCGCGGTTCATGGAAGGCGTCGAAGAGATCCGCCAGGTCGACGCCACCCACACCCATTGGGTGACGCGCTTCGGTGGCGTGACGCGCGAATTCGACGCGACGATCACCGAGCAGCACCCCGACGAGCGGGTCGCGTGGACGTCCGATTCCGGTCCGGACCACGCCGGCGTCATCACCTTCCACCGCCTCGGTGACGGGCACACGCGCGTCACCGCGCAGATGGACATCGACCCGGAGGGGTTCGCCGAGAACGTCGCCGACAAGCTGGGCGTGCTCGACCGCCGGGTCAAGGGCGACATGAAGCGGTTCAAGGAGTACATCGAGCAGCGCGGCCGCGAGTCCGGCGGCTGGCGCGGTGAAGTGGACCGCCCGGGGAAGTAA
- a CDS encoding DUF4235 domain-containing protein yields the protein MNKVLYKPLSWVVGALGGILAGQAFKQVWKRVAGEEDAPDATDRDYTWQQVVIAAAVQGAIFAAVKAATERAGAVGYRKATGDWPDD from the coding sequence GTGAACAAGGTGCTGTACAAGCCGCTGAGCTGGGTGGTGGGTGCCCTCGGCGGCATCCTCGCCGGCCAGGCCTTCAAGCAGGTCTGGAAGCGGGTGGCCGGCGAAGAAGACGCGCCCGACGCCACCGACCGCGACTACACCTGGCAGCAGGTGGTCATCGCGGCGGCGGTGCAGGGCGCGATCTTCGCCGCCGTCAAGGCGGCCACGGAACGAGCGGGTGCGGTCGGCTACCGCAAGGCGACCGGCGACTGGCCGGACGACTGA